The following proteins come from a genomic window of Aquimarina sp. MAR_2010_214:
- a CDS encoding phosphoribosylanthranilate isomerase — MKLKVCGMKYHENIKAAAALKPDYLGFIFYENSPRNFEGEIPKLPDHINKVGVFVNESINQVVSKIAKHSLDAIQLHGDESPEYCKALKEVELSLPVSKNGKEIGFERYNFEVWKVFSIKDQFDFKVLQPYEGVVDYFLFDTKGKEKGGNGYTFDWSVLKGYPSSTPFILSGGIGLDEIEAVVSFQESPESKYLHAIDVNSKFESEPGLKKTENLEKFIKRVIST; from the coding sequence ATGAAACTGAAAGTCTGTGGGATGAAATATCATGAAAATATAAAAGCTGCAGCAGCGCTGAAACCAGACTATCTCGGCTTTATTTTCTATGAAAACTCTCCCAGAAATTTTGAAGGAGAAATTCCAAAATTACCGGATCATATCAATAAAGTGGGGGTTTTTGTTAATGAGTCAATAAATCAAGTTGTTTCAAAAATTGCTAAACACAGTTTAGATGCTATACAACTTCATGGAGATGAGAGTCCCGAATATTGCAAGGCGTTAAAGGAAGTAGAACTGTCTCTTCCGGTTAGTAAAAATGGAAAAGAAATTGGTTTTGAACGCTATAATTTCGAAGTGTGGAAAGTATTTTCTATCAAAGACCAATTTGATTTTAAGGTATTGCAACCTTATGAAGGTGTGGTAGATTATTTTCTCTTTGACACTAAAGGAAAAGAAAAGGGAGGCAATGGATATACTTTTGATTGGAGTGTCTTAAAAGGCTACCCCTCTTCTACTCCATTCATTTTAAGTGGCGGTATTGGACTTGATGAAATAGAAGCTGTTGTATCTTTTCAGGAGAGCCCAGAATCTAAATATTTACATGCTATTGATGTAAATAGCAAATTCGAAAGTGAGCCAGGATTAAAAAAAACAGAAAATCTCGAAAAATTTATAAAGCGTGTCATTTCAACATAA